A stretch of the Myxosarcina sp. GI1 genome encodes the following:
- a CDS encoding MoaD/ThiS family protein: MDRSNSSIAITVKLFAVYQEVFGKPELNLNFPQPTTVDSVLDYLIEQKPELAKWRDITRFGVNLKFVEADTLLEDSDEVVLIPPVSGG, encoded by the coding sequence ATGGATAGATCGAACTCATCAATAGCAATTACAGTCAAGCTATTTGCCGTTTATCAAGAAGTTTTTGGCAAACCAGAACTAAATCTAAACTTTCCCCAACCAACTACAGTAGATTCGGTATTAGATTACTTAATCGAACAAAAACCAGAATTAGCCAAGTGGCGCGATATTACTCGTTTTGGAGTCAACTTAAAATTTGTTGAAGCCGATACTTTGCTTGAAGACAGCGATGAGGTGGTATTGATTCCTCCTGTGAGTGGTGGTTAG
- a CDS encoding DUF6745 domain-containing protein codes for MVKSLPSPTSEQLKLVSSYKEKWKRIATSTNRINRSKAEDVIEKIYKRLDRAVPILLFADSPFSGTSMLQNLIERQSYSPFLSLSKQFQRHLKEEITLQITGYSDVRVYPAKLKQQPNYELQTQLYHQLHMCLSSVLWAQAWRPAWVTFQTQAWNYSNCYIAPEYWACDGCYLDWLCNCLNCEHDVKLWKLFETLLTECGWIFPFEEVCIISDHPTYVNFDAKQRLHAEGKPALAFSDGFCVYAYCGVVLPAQYGKLLPEQWRPEWYTKEKKKSIKKILLQELPPNKIERKWLLSESDIDIKKLLVQKLGIKIQFISEFQVTALDVYRKKWRAVAFQTTPIDRQKATEAIHQFYTANKSAYEPVVVFADSPYTGRKLVKQKCRGQSLNCKIGKNYGLYPSDRSPIDNLWKSIIVQLSETVFKQLCNALIIKRSWNLDYPSSWVQPEELSSWFSLFDFCISILKCVHDSELWTILQAVFTECGWFYPAQRICIVCDRPIELSVDDRDRLHNETKPAIIYSDGYKLRARHGLHPKQYFNLNK; via the coding sequence ATGGTTAAATCTCTTCCTTCTCCTACATCTGAGCAACTCAAGCTTGTTTCAAGCTACAAAGAAAAATGGAAGAGAATTGCGACCAGTACGAACAGAATTAACCGCTCAAAAGCAGAAGATGTAATCGAAAAGATTTACAAGCGGCTCGATCGAGCTGTCCCAATTTTATTGTTTGCCGATAGTCCTTTTAGTGGCACCTCTATGTTGCAAAACTTGATAGAGAGGCAGAGTTACTCTCCTTTTCTTAGTTTGAGCAAGCAGTTTCAAAGACATTTGAAAGAAGAAATTACACTTCAAATCACTGGCTATTCAGATGTAAGAGTCTATCCAGCAAAACTCAAGCAACAACCAAACTATGAGTTGCAAACGCAATTGTACCATCAATTACATATGTGTTTGTCTTCAGTATTATGGGCACAAGCATGGCGACCTGCTTGGGTAACTTTCCAAACTCAAGCTTGGAATTATAGCAATTGCTATATTGCTCCTGAATATTGGGCATGTGATGGCTGTTATCTAGATTGGCTTTGCAATTGTTTAAACTGTGAACACGATGTTAAACTATGGAAACTTTTTGAAACTTTATTAACAGAATGTGGTTGGATATTTCCATTTGAAGAAGTTTGTATTATTTCTGACCACCCAACATATGTTAATTTTGATGCTAAACAACGTTTACATGCAGAAGGAAAACCTGCATTAGCTTTCTCAGATGGTTTTTGTGTCTACGCTTACTGTGGAGTCGTATTACCTGCTCAGTATGGAAAACTTCTTCCAGAACAGTGGCGACCTGAATGGTACACAAAGGAAAAAAAGAAATCTATCAAAAAGATACTTTTACAAGAGTTACCACCTAATAAAATCGAGCGAAAATGGCTATTATCAGAGTCAGATATAGACATAAAAAAACTATTAGTTCAAAAATTAGGCATAAAAATTCAATTTATTAGTGAGTTTCAAGTTACTGCTTTAGATGTTTATCGCAAAAAATGGCGAGCAGTAGCCTTTCAGACTACTCCTATCGATCGGCAAAAAGCTACTGAAGCTATTCATCAATTTTATACTGCCAATAAATCAGCATATGAGCCTGTAGTTGTATTTGCCGATAGTCCTTATACTGGTCGAAAACTTGTAAAGCAGAAGTGCCGTGGACAATCATTAAATTGCAAGATAGGTAAAAATTATGGGTTATATCCCTCAGATCGAAGTCCTATTGATAACTTATGGAAGTCGATAATCGTCCAATTAAGCGAGACTGTTTTTAAGCAACTTTGCAATGCTCTTATAATTAAACGCTCTTGGAATTTGGATTATCCATCTAGCTGGGTTCAGCCTGAAGAATTAAGCAGTTGGTTTAGTTTGTTTGATTTCTGCATCTCAATTCTTAAATGCGTTCATGACTCTGAGCTTTGGACTATTCTTCAAGCAGTGTTTACAGAGTGTGGATGGTTTTATCCTGCCCAACGCATCTGTATAGTTTGCGATCGCCCGATTGAGTTGTCTGTGGACGACCGAGATCGATTGCACAATGAAACCAAGCCTGCAATTATCTATTCAGATGGATATAAACTAAGAGCACGTCATGGATTGCATCCCAAACAGTATTTTAATTTAAACAAGTGA
- a CDS encoding DUF4079 domain-containing protein: MESGIPDAIKTWSQFGHPIFMWILLGLTVYALYLGWQVRVTRDADKETRKELVKKNFGRRHHKVGSILLACMVLGSIGGMAVTYINNGKLFVGPHLLTGLGMTGLIATSASLVPLLQKGNNFARYTHISLNLILLGLFSWQAVSGMQIVQKIISKM; the protein is encoded by the coding sequence ATGGAATCAGGAATTCCTGATGCGATTAAAACTTGGTCGCAGTTTGGACATCCAATTTTTATGTGGATCTTATTAGGTCTTACAGTTTATGCTTTGTATCTAGGCTGGCAGGTTCGCGTGACTCGCGATGCCGATAAAGAAACGCGCAAAGAGCTAGTTAAGAAAAATTTTGGTAGGAGACATCATAAAGTAGGTTCGATACTTTTAGCTTGTATGGTATTGGGCAGCATTGGCGGCATGGCGGTTACTTATATCAACAACGGTAAGCTTTTTGTCGGTCCCCATCTGCTTACAGGATTGGGTATGACTGGTCTTATTGCTACATCTGCTTCGTTAGTTCCCTTATTACAAAAAGGCAATAATTTTGCTCGCTATACCCATATTTCTTTGAATCTCATTCTTTTAGGATTATTTAGCTGGCAAGCTGTAAGCGGAATGCAAATCGTACAAAAAATTATTAGTAAAATGTAG
- the leuC gene encoding 3-isopropylmalate dehydratase large subunit: protein MSKGTLFDKVWDLHTVGTLPSGQTQLFIGLHLIHEVTSPQAFAMLRERNLQVLFPDRTIATVDHIVPTENRQRPFVDVLAEEMMQALENNAKDYDIRFYNVGSGNQGVVHVIAPEQGLTQPGMTVACGDSHTSTHGAFGAIAFGIGTSQVRDVLASQTLALTKLKVRKIEINGDLAPGVYAKDVILHVIRKLGVKGGVGYAYEYAGTTFEAMSMEERMTVCNMSIEGGARCGYINPDRTTFEYLKGRDFAPKGADWDKAVQWWQSIRSDEDAEYDDVVTFDAAEIEPTVTWGITPGQGLGVSEAIPTTESLPANERAIAEEAYSYMKLTPGKPIKGTKVDVCFIGSCTNGRLSDLQEAAKVAQGKRVASGVKAFVVPGSERVKQEAEAEGLDKVFLEAGFEWREPGCSMCLAMNPDKLQGDQISASSSNRNFKGRQGSATGRTLLMSPAMVVAAAVEGKVADVRELAESDRYSAV from the coding sequence ATGAGTAAAGGAACGCTATTTGATAAAGTTTGGGATTTACATACCGTTGGTACTTTGCCTTCAGGACAAACTCAGTTATTTATCGGCTTGCATTTGATTCACGAAGTAACTAGCCCCCAGGCATTTGCCATGCTGCGCGAGCGAAATTTACAAGTCTTATTTCCCGATCGCACTATTGCTACGGTAGATCATATCGTTCCCACCGAAAATCGCCAGCGTCCTTTTGTCGATGTGTTAGCAGAAGAAATGATGCAGGCACTAGAAAATAATGCTAAAGACTACGACATTAGATTTTATAATGTCGGTTCGGGCAATCAGGGTGTGGTTCACGTTATTGCCCCCGAACAGGGATTGACTCAGCCAGGGATGACCGTTGCCTGTGGTGATTCTCACACTTCTACTCATGGTGCCTTTGGCGCGATCGCTTTTGGTATTGGTACTTCGCAAGTAAGGGATGTTCTCGCTTCTCAAACTCTGGCTCTCACTAAGTTAAAAGTCCGCAAAATTGAAATTAACGGCGATCTTGCCCCTGGCGTGTATGCCAAAGACGTAATTCTCCACGTTATTCGCAAACTAGGGGTAAAAGGTGGCGTGGGATATGCCTATGAATATGCAGGAACTACCTTTGAAGCCATGAGTATGGAAGAAAGAATGACTGTATGTAATATGTCTATTGAAGGTGGTGCGAGATGCGGCTATATCAATCCCGATCGCACTACTTTTGAATATCTTAAAGGTAGAGACTTTGCTCCTAAAGGAGCGGATTGGGATAAAGCGGTACAGTGGTGGCAGAGTATCCGCAGCGATGAAGATGCTGAATACGACGATGTAGTGACTTTTGATGCAGCAGAAATTGAACCTACAGTAACCTGGGGCATTACCCCTGGTCAAGGATTGGGAGTGAGTGAAGCTATTCCCACTACCGAAAGCCTTCCTGCTAACGAACGGGCGATCGCCGAAGAGGCATATAGCTATATGAAATTAACTCCTGGCAAACCTATAAAAGGAACTAAAGTAGACGTTTGCTTTATCGGTAGCTGTACTAATGGCAGGTTGAGCGATTTGCAAGAAGCAGCGAAAGTTGCCCAGGGCAAACGGGTAGCATCGGGAGTTAAAGCTTTTGTGGTTCCAGGTTCGGAAAGAGTCAAACAAGAAGCAGAAGCTGAAGGTTTGGATAAAGTTTTTCTCGAAGCTGGTTTTGAATGGCGCGAACCAGGCTGTTCGATGTGCTTGGCAATGAATCCCGATAAACTTCAGGGCGATCAAATTAGTGCTTCTTCTTCCAACCGCAACTTTAAGGGTCGTCAGGGTTCGGCAACTGGTAGAACCTTACTGATGAGTCCTGCAATGGTGGTAGCGGCAGCAGTAGAGGGTAAAGTTGCTGACGTGCGCGAATTAGCTGAGAGCGATCGCTATTCTGCGGTTTGA
- the ftsH3 gene encoding ATP-dependent zinc metalloprotease FtsH3, translating into MSKDNNKKWRNAGLYVLLAIVVVALGTAFLDREPQSRQTWAYSKLINEVENGRVETVKITADRTKAQVIDSEGTPILVNLPQDREFIDILSENGVDIAVLPQNDEGFWFRALSSLFFPILLLAGLFFLLRRAQSGPGSQAMNFGKSKARVQMEPKTQVTFGDVAGIEQAKLELTEVVDFLKNADRFTAVGAKIPKGVLLVGPPGTGKTLLAKAVAGEAGVPFFSISGSEFVEMFVGVGASRVRDLFEQAKSNAPCIVFIDEIDAVGRQRGAGLGGGNDEREQTLNQLLTEMDGFEGNTGIILIAATNRPDVLDAALLRPGRFDRQVVVDRPDYAGRQEILKVHSRGKTLSKDVDLDKIARRTPGFTGADLANLLNEAAILAARRNLTEISMDEVNDAIDRVLAGPEKKNRVMSEKRKELVAYHEAGHALIGALMPDYDPVQKISIIPRGRAGGLTWFTPSEDRMESGLYSRSYLQNQMAVALGGRLAEEIIYGEEEVTTGASNDLQQVTKVARQMVTRFGMSDRLGPVALGRQNGNVFLGRDIASDRDFSDETAAAIDEEVRNLVDQAYRRAKEVLVKNRHILDRLAEMLVEKETVEADELQAILNENEVTMAALA; encoded by the coding sequence GTGAGTAAAGACAACAATAAAAAATGGCGTAATGCAGGATTGTATGTACTGCTAGCCATAGTTGTGGTGGCTTTAGGAACTGCCTTTTTAGACAGAGAACCTCAAAGCCGTCAAACTTGGGCATATAGTAAATTAATTAATGAAGTTGAAAACGGTAGAGTAGAAACCGTTAAGATTACTGCCGATCGCACTAAAGCGCAGGTAATTGACAGTGAAGGTACGCCAATTTTGGTTAACTTACCTCAAGATCGCGAATTTATCGATATCTTGAGTGAAAATGGCGTAGATATTGCCGTTTTACCCCAGAACGATGAGGGATTTTGGTTTAGAGCCTTAAGCAGCCTCTTTTTCCCAATATTGCTGTTAGCAGGACTATTTTTCTTATTGAGACGGGCGCAAAGCGGTCCTGGTTCGCAGGCGATGAACTTTGGTAAATCCAAAGCTAGAGTTCAAATGGAACCAAAAACACAAGTCACTTTTGGCGACGTTGCAGGCATCGAACAGGCAAAATTAGAACTAACCGAGGTAGTAGACTTTCTTAAAAATGCCGATCGCTTTACGGCAGTCGGTGCCAAAATTCCTAAAGGCGTATTGCTTGTAGGACCTCCAGGAACTGGTAAAACCTTACTCGCTAAAGCCGTTGCTGGCGAAGCTGGCGTACCTTTCTTCAGTATTTCTGGTTCGGAATTTGTAGAAATGTTCGTCGGTGTAGGTGCATCTCGCGTCCGCGACTTGTTCGAGCAAGCCAAATCTAATGCTCCCTGCATCGTGTTTATCGATGAAATCGATGCCGTAGGTCGTCAACGCGGTGCTGGACTTGGTGGTGGTAACGATGAGAGAGAACAAACTCTCAACCAGTTGCTGACCGAAATGGATGGTTTTGAAGGCAACACGGGAATTATTCTCATCGCTGCTACCAACCGTCCCGACGTATTAGATGCCGCTTTGCTGCGTCCAGGACGTTTTGACCGTCAGGTAGTAGTAGATCGTCCCGACTATGCAGGTCGTCAAGAAATCCTCAAAGTACACTCTCGCGGTAAGACTCTTTCTAAAGATGTCGATCTAGATAAAATTGCCCGTCGTACTCCTGGATTTACTGGTGCCGACTTGGCAAACTTACTAAATGAAGCAGCCATCTTAGCTGCACGTCGCAACCTGACCGAAATTTCGATGGATGAAGTCAACGATGCGATCGATCGGGTTTTAGCAGGTCCTGAGAAGAAAAACCGCGTGATGAGCGAAAAACGCAAAGAATTAGTAGCGTATCACGAAGCAGGTCACGCTTTAATTGGTGCTTTGATGCCAGATTACGATCCCGTACAAAAAATCAGTATTATTCCTCGCGGACGTGCGGGTGGTTTGACCTGGTTTACTCCTAGCGAAGATCGTATGGAGTCTGGTTTGTATTCCCGTTCCTATTTGCAAAACCAAATGGCGGTAGCTTTAGGCGGTCGTTTGGCAGAAGAAATTATTTATGGTGAGGAAGAAGTAACCACTGGTGCCTCTAACGATTTACAGCAGGTAACTAAGGTGGCACGCCAAATGGTCACTCGCTTTGGTATGAGCGATCGCCTGGGTCCTGTAGCTTTAGGTCGTCAAAATGGTAACGTGTTCTTGGGGCGCGATATTGCCTCCGACCGCGACTTTTCCGACGAAACAGCGGCGGCGATCGACGAAGAGGTACGTAACTTAGTAGATCAAGCCTATCGTCGTGCTAAAGAAGTGTTAGTCAAAAATCGTCATATCTTAGATCGCCTGGCAGAAATGCTAGTAGAAAAAGAAACTGTCGAAGCTGACGAGTTACAAGCAATTCTCAATGAAAATGAAGTAACAATGGCGGCATTAGCTTAG
- a CDS encoding VOC family protein: protein MHHVSIRTANIRRAIAFYEQLGFTVGDRFTTGYTLACWMEGLGGRIELIEIPQPKPAPDAFNDESYVGYYHLSFDLTEITTDLPAWLSSLQANLTEAAKTDTQLARSFKVLLEPQQQIIGDRLYEVAFIADTDGLPLEFIRCLEKTS from the coding sequence ATGCATCATGTCTCAATTCGTACGGCGAATATTCGTAGGGCGATCGCTTTTTACGAACAGTTAGGTTTTACTGTAGGCGATCGCTTTACTACAGGATATACCCTTGCCTGCTGGATGGAAGGCTTGGGAGGAAGAATCGAGCTTATTGAAATTCCTCAGCCCAAACCAGCACCCGATGCTTTTAATGATGAAAGTTATGTGGGCTATTACCATCTTTCTTTCGACCTGACAGAAATTACGACCGACTTGCCCGCTTGGTTGTCTAGTTTGCAAGCTAATTTAACCGAGGCTGCCAAAACCGATACTCAATTAGCTCGCTCGTTTAAAGTTTTATTAGAACCACAGCAGCAAATAATAGGCGATCGCCTTTACGAAGTCGCTTTTATTGCCGATACTGATGGTTTACCTCTGGAGTTTATACGGTGTTTGGAAAAAACATCGTAG
- a CDS encoding TIGR02652 family protein has product MNLSLQYPIFGSEISCPHCRKTIPALTLTDTYLCSRHGAFEADPKTKELVHLPSGRRWRLWQDCWYRQHTHPDGIRFEIHEALDRLYTEGYRATKVIIANRYRDLVSSYLERAHPWRENIDRKTPKLYGLPVAFSPESLDEPRWEIINFSLEKEPGVPRNYPYRFLLD; this is encoded by the coding sequence ATGAACCTTAGTTTACAATATCCCATATTCGGCTCGGAAATTTCTTGTCCACACTGCCGTAAAACTATACCCGCTTTGACCTTAACCGACACTTATCTTTGTAGTCGTCATGGTGCTTTTGAAGCCGATCCCAAAACCAAAGAATTGGTACATTTACCATCGGGAAGGCGTTGGCGACTTTGGCAAGACTGTTGGTATCGTCAACACACCCATCCAGACGGAATTCGTTTTGAAATTCACGAAGCTTTGGATCGGCTATATACGGAAGGGTATCGGGCTACTAAAGTAATTATTGCCAATCGCTACCGAGACTTAGTAAGTTCTTATTTAGAACGCGCTCATCCCTGGCGGGAAAATATAGATCGTAAAACACCAAAACTATACGGACTTCCCGTAGCTTTTAGTCCAGAGTCTCTAGACGAACCCCGTTGGGAAATAATCAATTTTTCTTTAGAAAAAGAACCAGGAGTTCCTCGTAATTATCCCTATCGTTTTTTACTCGATTAA
- a CDS encoding gamma carbonic anhydrase family protein has product MDRTSIDTNHSSWRHPELSTAAFVATNATVMGDVSVAKNSSIWYGAVVRADVERIIIGEYTNVQDGAILHGDPGEPTILEDYVTVGHRAVIHSAHIERGCLIGIGAIVLNGVTVGAESIIGAGSVVTKDVPPRSLFVGVPAKKIKDVSAAQAEELLEHARHYADLALVHAGKKTDLDLS; this is encoded by the coding sequence ATGGACCGCACTTCTATTGATACCAATCATTCATCTTGGAGACATCCCGAGCTTTCAACCGCAGCTTTCGTAGCCACAAACGCTACGGTTATGGGTGATGTTTCTGTAGCAAAAAACTCTAGCATTTGGTACGGTGCAGTAGTTAGAGCCGATGTCGAACGAATTATCATCGGTGAGTACACTAACGTTCAAGATGGCGCAATTTTACACGGAGATCCTGGGGAACCAACTATATTGGAAGATTACGTTACCGTAGGACATCGAGCGGTCATTCACTCGGCACATATCGAACGTGGATGCTTAATTGGTATTGGCGCGATCGTTTTAAATGGGGTAACGGTAGGAGCAGAAAGTATTATTGGTGCTGGCAGTGTAGTCACTAAAGATGTTCCGCCGCGATCGCTTTTTGTTGGTGTACCTGCCAAAAAAATTAAAGATGTTTCTGCTGCCCAAGCTGAAGAACTATTAGAACACGCTCGACACTATGCCGATCTGGCTTTAGTTCACGCGGGTAAAAAAACAGACCTAGATTTAAGTTAA
- a CDS encoding photosystem II protein Y, with the protein MDWRVLIVVAPIAVAASWAIFNIGAVALTQLQRYLNRES; encoded by the coding sequence ATGGATTGGCGTGTTCTCATTGTCGTTGCACCGATTGCAGTCGCCGCTAGTTGGGCTATTTTTAATATTGGAGCGGTTGCTCTTACTCAATTACAAAGATACTTGAATAGAGAGTCATAG
- a CDS encoding glycosyltransferase family 2 protein — MNNIVAKFVSVIIPVYNDRERLKLCLTALENQTYPQELYEVIVVDNASEESIAEIVACFDRVVLTTETRRGSYAARNQGIKIAKGELIAFTDSDCIPAADWLEKGVKRLLSSTDYAVFAGRIDIFFKNTNRPTAAEVFDKICHLKQQDYVEKHHYGATANLFTFKQIFKEVGLFNARLKSGGDANWGQRVFAYGYPIIYADEVRISHPARNSVAQLVKKAIRTTGGTFDWNDRRPLKLKIKPPVRSAIRKTLGDRNLKSIWGKIKLTFIIIYIHYIRLGETIRLQMGGESRF, encoded by the coding sequence ATGAATAATATTGTCGCAAAATTTGTTTCGGTGATTATTCCAGTCTATAACGATCGCGAGAGACTGAAGTTATGTTTGACAGCTTTAGAAAATCAAACTTACCCTCAAGAATTATACGAAGTTATTGTTGTAGATAATGCTTCAGAAGAAAGTATTGCTGAGATTGTCGCCTGTTTCGATCGAGTAGTTTTAACTACAGAAACACGACGAGGTTCTTATGCTGCTCGTAACCAAGGAATTAAAATTGCTAAAGGAGAACTAATAGCTTTTACAGACTCCGATTGTATTCCTGCTGCCGACTGGTTAGAAAAAGGAGTAAAACGCCTTTTATCTTCAACAGATTATGCTGTATTTGCAGGTAGAATAGATATTTTTTTTAAAAATACCAACCGTCCTACAGCAGCAGAAGTTTTTGATAAAATTTGTCACTTAAAACAGCAAGACTACGTAGAAAAGCATCACTATGGAGCAACTGCAAATCTCTTTACCTTCAAACAGATTTTTAAAGAAGTAGGTTTGTTTAATGCTCGACTAAAATCTGGGGGCGATGCTAATTGGGGTCAGCGAGTTTTTGCTTATGGTTATCCTATAATTTATGCTGATGAAGTCAGGATTTCACATCCAGCTAGAAATTCTGTAGCTCAGTTAGTTAAAAAAGCTATTAGGACTACAGGAGGAACTTTTGACTGGAACGATCGCCGTCCTCTCAAACTAAAAATAAAACCGCCAGTTAGATCGGCAATTAGAAAAACTCTTGGCGATCGAAATCTAAAAAGTATTTGGGGAAAAATTAAATTAACTTTTATTATTATTTATATTCATTACATAAGATTGGGCGAAACTATTCGTTTACAAATGGGCGGAGAATCAAGATTTTGA
- a CDS encoding PA14 domain-containing protein, translating into MPLVSNVENFAVRVTSELIVNTAGDWTFLTNSDDGVRLRIDGADVIVDNALHPDADRWGTTNLSTGSHDLELIFFEHTGIASLELTAAQGNYPVYSSASTYTPYANNSSDFQLVGDTLNGVQAVPFEFSPGIGLFLSLSIIG; encoded by the coding sequence ATTCCTCTCGTATCCAATGTTGAAAATTTTGCTGTTCGAGTAACATCTGAACTAATAGTAAATACTGCGGGTGATTGGACATTTTTAACTAATTCTGATGACGGCGTGCGCCTTCGTATAGACGGTGCTGATGTTATTGTTGATAATGCTCTACATCCTGATGCCGATCGCTGGGGAACGACTAATTTATCTACTGGTTCTCACGACCTAGAATTAATTTTCTTTGAGCATACTGGAATAGCTTCATTAGAATTGACTGCTGCTCAAGGAAATTATCCTGTCTACAGTAGTGCTAGCACTTATACTCCATACGCTAACAATAGTAGTGATTTTCAACTAGTAGGAGACACATTGAATGGAGTGCAAGCTGTACCTTTTGAATTTTCTCCTGGCATAGGTCTTTTTTTATCATTAAGTATTATAGGTTAG
- a CDS encoding cell wall metabolism sensor histidine kinase WalK — protein MPKLSLGTRLFFSHLLVMMVGLGSFVAIAKFSSPRMFVLRLEQLEKRGLFTVRSARTYLVEGFENAWNRSAIVSVIVGGGTAAGLSYLLSSRITQPVKQMKQITQKFAAGDLEERVPENQIPELNQLSVSFNSMASSLGNVEQRRRELISDLTHELRTPLTVMRGYLEELADGKLEGTPEMYSRLVRETRRLERLIRDLQELSKAEAGYLSINLRSVKLYPLLSSLVERFADQLLEEGPTLKLDCPSDLPPVLGDLDRIEQILVNLLGNAIRYTETGTITVKACQDNRHIWVAVIDTGVGIAKEDLPYVFERFWRADRSRSSHSGGTGIGLAIARRLVELQGGVIEVESEPGKGSIFRFCLPIA, from the coding sequence ATGCCAAAATTAAGCTTGGGAACTCGTCTGTTTTTTTCTCACCTTTTAGTCATGATGGTGGGATTGGGTAGCTTTGTGGCGATCGCTAAATTTTCTTCACCGCGAATGTTTGTTTTGCGTTTAGAACAATTAGAAAAAAGAGGTTTATTTACAGTTCGTTCTGCTCGTACCTATTTGGTAGAGGGATTTGAAAATGCCTGGAATCGTAGTGCGATCGTCTCAGTAATTGTTGGGGGAGGTACGGCTGCAGGATTGAGCTATCTACTTTCTAGCCGCATTACTCAACCCGTCAAGCAAATGAAACAAATTACGCAAAAGTTTGCCGCAGGAGATTTAGAAGAACGAGTTCCAGAAAATCAAATCCCAGAACTAAACCAACTCAGCGTTAGCTTTAATTCTATGGCCAGTAGTTTGGGGAATGTCGAACAGAGACGTAGAGAATTAATTAGCGATCTCACTCACGAATTACGTACCCCTCTAACTGTAATGCGCGGTTATTTAGAAGAATTGGCTGATGGCAAACTAGAGGGTACGCCAGAGATGTACTCGCGTCTGGTTAGAGAAACTAGACGTTTGGAAAGATTAATTCGCGATTTACAAGAACTTTCTAAAGCCGAAGCAGGCTATCTATCGATTAATTTACGTTCGGTCAAACTGTATCCTCTATTGTCTTCCCTGGTTGAGAGATTTGCCGATCAGTTACTAGAAGAAGGACCTACTTTAAAACTCGATTGTCCTTCCGACTTACCGCCAGTTTTAGGCGATCTCGACCGTATCGAACAAATATTAGTTAATTTGTTGGGTAATGCCATTCGCTATACCGAAACGGGAACGATTACAGTCAAAGCCTGTCAGGACAATCGACATATTTGGGTAGCAGTTATCGATACGGGAGTAGGTATTGCTAAAGAAGATTTACCCTATGTCTTTGAACGTTTTTGGCGCGCCGATCGCTCTCGTTCCAGTCATTCGGGAGGCACGGGAATCGGGCTGGCGATCGCTCGAAGACTGGTAGAGTTACAAGGTGGAGTCATTGAAGTAGAAAGCGAACCAGGTAAAGGCAGTATCTTTCGTTTTTGTCTACCTATAGCTTGA
- the trmD gene encoding tRNA (guanosine(37)-N1)-methyltransferase TrmD — MQFDIITLFPEFFTSPLQTSLLGRAITSGIATVNFTNPRDFATDKHRRVDDEPYGGGVGMLLKPEPIFSAVESLKILPQTEIILMTPQGEPLNQPLLKKLARHQQLVIICGHYEGVDERVRQNLVTKEISLGDFVLTCGEIPALALINGVVRLLPGTVGKEESLKTESFETELLDYPQYTRPANFRGWEVPQILRSGNHQAIAEWRERERLKRTKQRRPDLWQKWQDRE, encoded by the coding sequence GTGCAGTTTGATATCATTACTTTATTTCCTGAATTTTTCACCTCTCCCTTACAGACTAGTTTATTGGGAAGAGCGATTACCTCTGGCATTGCTACTGTTAATTTTACTAATCCTCGCGATTTTGCTACAGACAAACACCGTCGAGTCGATGACGAACCTTATGGTGGAGGAGTGGGCATGTTGCTCAAACCAGAACCTATTTTTAGTGCTGTAGAATCTTTAAAAATCTTACCGCAGACAGAGATTATTTTAATGACTCCCCAGGGCGAACCGCTCAACCAACCTTTGCTGAAAAAACTAGCTCGTCACCAACAGCTAGTTATAATTTGCGGACACTACGAAGGAGTTGATGAAAGAGTGCGCCAAAACCTGGTTACTAAAGAAATATCTTTGGGAGATTTTGTGTTAACCTGTGGCGAGATACCAGCTTTGGCTTTGATTAATGGTGTAGTCAGGCTGTTGCCAGGAACCGTTGGTAAAGAAGAATCACTCAAAACTGAAAGTTTTGAAACCGAACTGCTTGATTATCCTCAATATACCAGACCTGCTAATTTTCGCGGTTGGGAAGTCCCACAGATTTTGCGTTCGGGAAATCATCAGGCGATCGCCGAATGGCGCGAACGAGAAAGACTCAAGCGAACTAAGCAACGTCGCCCTGATTTGTGGCAAAAGTGGCAAGATCGCGAATGA